Sequence from the Spirochaetota bacterium genome:
GCCTCAATTCCATCAATCCCGGCCTCTATTAATGAACTTATAACCCTCCAGCGGAAGTTCTCTGGTATCTGATGGGGATGGGCTATTACAGCAATGCCTCCGCAATCCTTGATCAGGTCTAACGCTGTAATGCTGTCTATAGTCTCCCTCTGATGATAACAAGGACCTCCCGGGCCAATAAGTATATCCGCATCCCTCCTGTCTTTTGCCATTCCCCTTTCCACCATTGCTTGCCTCAAATAATGCCATCTTAAGGGTCCATGCTCGATTACTCTTCCATACTTGTCCTTTTTAAGGGCGCTTGGACCTATATCCCTATACAAGTCTATTGAAAGGCCCTCTTTCTCAAATAAACGGTTTAATCGTCGACAGGTGTCTTCAAAGGCTTCCACCCTCTTGAACTGCTCCTTTAACATATAATGGTATATCGAATAACATGTTGGATCAAGCTCATACCCAACAATATGCACATTAGCGCTGTCAGCGCTTATCTCAGTGCCGAAAATTAATTCAATATCATATTGGGAAGCATATTCTCTCTCCTCTTTTATTATAGATTCGCTAGGATAAAAATCATGATCAACGATGGCAAATCCCTTAATCATCATTTTCCTTTTATTTTGCAGATCGATATTTTTCTCGTGAGCTTTATCAATTAGTTCTTTAATTTGAAAAGTACCATCGGAATACATCGAATGATTATGCAAGCTGGCAAATTTTGCAATATCCGTCATTTTTCCCTCCATATTTTATACAAAATAAATCCTATTAGAAAACCGAGAAAATAACATTGCCAATAAATACTATTAACATAATTCGCATTCGAAATCTTCTTTTTGTATACTATTAACACTAATATTTTAATATTTATATGATAATTGCTATATCATATAAAATGATAAATTCCTTAATTTATTAATTTAGAGCTAATCATATTCCTACCGCTACGTTTTGACTGATACATAAGCTTGTCAGCACAATTTATCAATTCATCTACACTAGATGGGGGTGTTTCATAAGTGACAATCCCGATACTAAATGTCACAGGCCAGCCATGTTCTTTCATTAACCTTAATAAATTAGTATTAAGCTTATTGGAAATTGAAAAGGCCGCTTCCGCTCCACTTCCTATAAATAGTATCGCGAATTCATCGCCTCCTAATCTCGCAAATATATCAATAGTTCGAATATTTTTTTTTATGCTCTGAGCAACTACATTCAATAAATGATCTCCTTCATTATGTCCAAATTTATCATTTATAAACTTAAAATTATCAAGATCTATGTATGCAATAGAAAGGGGATATTTATGTCTCTGAATCCTCTTTAACTCATTCTCCGCCTGTTTATAAAAAAATCTTCTATTAGCTATCCCTGTCAAAGGATCTGTCGCAGCAATCTCTTCTTGCTTATGTAATAAATGCATCAATTTTGATACTAAAAAAACAATAAACAAAAAGACAATAAACCTAAAGGTTTCATTCAAAAAAGGGATATATTTGCCTGAAAAATTTTCCAACAACATAACATCAGCTATAAGCCATGACGCTGTGCTGAAAATGGACATAAAAATACCTGATATTCTTCCATTTACCATTGTGGTCATTGTGATCGGGATTAAATAAAATATTGAAAATGCCAGTTCCACACCTAATGAATAACGAATATACCCAATAACAACCGTAAACATGATGCACAGAATGAAACATAGTACCTTTATATATTTTTGCTTTAACATAACTCTTGTTACCTAAGGAAATTATCAATATTTACATTTTTCTCTATTAATTGAGCCAATAGCTTAATCCTATCATTACTTTCGCTTGTCAATAAAGCCTCCATCTCATCTATTCTTTTAGACACCTGATATGTATCCATGGGTACAAGAAGTAATGGGATATTATGCTCGGCCGCTTTTGAAATGATGTTCTGAGACGGCACAATATTATTAGTCAAAATTATCCCGATATTGCCGCTCTTTATCGAATTAAGTATTATATCATTTCTATCTCCGCTGGTTATCATTAGTTGATTGTCTCTAGTTATAGAATGAGACATCATCGAGTTGGTGGTTGACATTGTACCAATTAGAATGTTTTTTACGATGTTCTTCAAACCCTTTTCACCTGAAATAACCTTGGCAAAAAGACTTTCTGCCAAAAATCCAACATTAAAGTAAGTCAATTCTTCTTTATAAGGCAGAACTCCGAAAACATCTATACCAATTTTATCAATAAGGGGAATATAATTATTATAAAACTCGTCGATATTATTAACTTTGTTTATTACAATACCACCAAAATTAATATCATCCAAATTTAAATATTTATTTATAAATTGTATATCGTCTATTATCATATCACTATCGCCGCTTATAATAATAATGACTTTTCCGTCTATATATTTTGATATTGAAAGCGGATCAAGATGCGCCGATGTCCCAAAACTTAGATCTCGACCACCCTCAATAAACAACACATCATTGTCACGGCCTATATCTCCGACCATCTCAGAGAGAGTTTCCTTTATTCCCTCTTCATCATACATATATCTAAGTTTTGAATGGTCAAAGCCTATTGTAATATTTTCCGAATGACTTTCGAGATCCCCTTCATAACCTAGAAGTTTTACAATTGTATGAGAATCGTAATCCCAGCTCTTTTTTCGATAATATACAAGCCTATCACCCAAAGGCTTAATATATCCAAACCTCTTATTCACAGCAGTTACAAATCCAGCGATTATGCTGGTTTTGCCAACGCACTCACGTATCGATGAGATTACTATCTTTTTCATCTTGCCTCCATTGAGCTATAGATTAATATTCTTGCATCCAGAGCCTTTAGTCCCTTGTTTTCATCATATACAACTATGGGATTGATCTCAATATCTGATATCTTGTCACATTTTTCAATTATTGTCCCAATTTTTATTATACTATCTACTACAGCATCAATATCCTTCTTCTTTTCCCCTCTTGCTCCTAATAACAGGGAATATGCTATGGTCTCCTCCAGCATTGACATTGCTATACTTCGATTTAATGGTATAGCTCTAAAAGATACATCCTTTATAAATTCCACATATATTCCTCCAAGACCACACATTACAATAGGCCCAAATGAAGGGTCTCTTCGCGCCCCGAGAATCAGCTCTATTCCCTGGGCAGCCATCTGACAGACTTCAATACCATCAATTATTGCATTTGGATTATATGCCTTGCATTTATGTATTATTGCCTCATATGCGTCGATTACTTCATCTCGATTCAATAAATCAAGCATTACGCCTCCAACATCACTCTTGTGCAGGATGTCTCTAGATACTACCTTCATCACAATAGGATATCCAATCTCCTCAGCATATTGCAAAGCCTCATGCAAGCTGTGTGCTATTCTGTTTATAGGCATTGTTATTCTAGCGGCT
This genomic interval carries:
- a CDS encoding GGDEF domain-containing protein; this translates as MLKQKYIKVLCFILCIMFTVVIGYIRYSLGVELAFSIFYLIPITMTTMVNGRISGIFMSIFSTASWLIADVMLLENFSGKYIPFLNETFRFIVFLFIVFLVSKLMHLLHKQEEIAATDPLTGIANRRFFYKQAENELKRIQRHKYPLSIAYIDLDNFKFINDKFGHNEGDHLLNVVAQSIKKNIRTIDIFARLGGDEFAILFIGSGAEAAFSISNKLNTNLLRLMKEHGWPVTFSIGIVTYETPPSSVDELINCADKLMYQSKRSGRNMISSKLIN
- a CDS encoding DRTGG domain-containing protein; the protein is MKKIVISSIRECVGKTSIIAGFVTAVNKRFGYIKPLGDRLVYYRKKSWDYDSHTIVKLLGYEGDLESHSENITIGFDHSKLRYMYDEEGIKETLSEMVGDIGRDNDVLFIEGGRDLSFGTSAHLDPLSISKYIDGKVIIIISGDSDMIIDDIQFINKYLNLDDINFGGIVINKVNNIDEFYNNYIPLIDKIGIDVFGVLPYKEELTYFNVGFLAESLFAKVISGEKGLKNIVKNILIGTMSTTNSMMSHSITRDNQLMITSGDRNDIILNSIKSGNIGIILTNNIVPSQNIISKAAEHNIPLLLVPMDTYQVSKRIDEMEALLTSESNDRIKLLAQLIEKNVNIDNFLR